The window GCTGTGTGACTGCTGAAACGGCCACAACGATTATCGTGATCTGTTAGCGGCCGGAACAGTAAAGAAACAACCCGCCGACCTATCGCGTACGTCGGATTTCGTCCGTCGATAGAGCTATGGAACCGAGTCTTCCCGAATCAGTCGACGCCCCATCGAACGTGTTGCTCGTCCACCGTACACACCGGGCAGCACCAGCCTGCCAGGAACTCTGTACATCCTGTGTGGACGCTGCAGAGCTTCGCGTGACGTTCGCCGATACCGAGCCAACGCGCGGCCCGATCGCCAGCGACGGCCCGGCGAAACTGGGCATCGTCTCCGTCGGGGACGTCCTCCGTGCAACGGAGACCGCGGCGGGCCCGGATTACACCGCCCCGTTCGTCGTCGACGCCATCGACGACCCGACCGATCTCAGCACCCTTGGCGTGAAGATCAGCGAATTCTGCGAACACTGGGGCGACGACTATCAGATCACGGTCTGTTTTCACTCCCTCGATATGCTGTTGCGCCACGCCACACCCAAGACGGTGTTTCAGTTCGTCTACGTTCTCACCAACCGACTCTCGAGCGTCGGTGCGCTCGCACACTTTCACCTCGACCCGACGGCACACGACGACCGCATTGTCTCGACGTTCGGCTCGATATTTGACGACGTCGTCGTCGACGAGAGCGTCCAGGTCGATCTCCCTGAAGCGACGGACGAGGAAGTTGCCTCGCTGCTCGAGGAGTGGGACGATAGTGATGACGACGCGTGGGACACCACGGCGGCCCAGGTGTCACAGGAAGCGACTGACGACGATATCGCTCGCTTGCTCGGCAACTGAGGCTGCGTCGATGGTGTTTTGGGACGCGTTCGTCCGATCCTCGAGCGTGGCTCCACCTCGAGGGTGTTGGATGTCGCGTGCGTCCCGATGGCACGCACACCCGACGCCAAACGAAACCCTTTATCCACTCCGCCCAGAAGTGGGGGGTACGGGATCGTGGGTTAGCCTGGTATACTTCGGGCCTTGGGTGCCCGTGACCCCGGTTCAAATCCGGGCGATCCCATCGTTTTGCTGTCCTCGCCGTCGTGAACGGTGGCTGATTCGTTCACCGCCCACTCGAGTACGTCTCGAGCTTCTTGAGTGGTTATTCCGCGGTACGTGATCGAGCCACGACCGGCTCAATCACGACCACTTCCAGTCTGCTATACGACCATTTATACCCCATGCCGACCCTAGCCCAGTGCAATGGCGCAAGCGGGCAACTCCGAACTCGTCGATGCTTTCGAGCAGTTCTTCCGCAACTACTACGACAACGAGATCAAGCAGCTCGCCCAGCGGTACCCCAACGAACAGCGGTCGCTCTACATCGACTGGCAGGATCTCTACCGCTTCGATCCGAACCTCGCCGACGACTTCATCAACCAGCCCGAACAGCTCCAGCGCTACGCCGAGGAGGCCTTGCGGCTGTACGACCTTCCAATCGACGTCAGTCTCGGCCAGGCACACGTTCGCATCCGCGGACTTCCCGACACCGAGTCGCCGGAGATTCGCGACATTCGAGCCCGGTACATGAACAAGCTCGTGCAGGTTCGCGGGATCATCCGGAAAGCGACCGACGTCCGCCCGAAAATCGAGGAGGCCGCCTTCGAGTGCCAGCTCTGTGGCACGCTCAACCGCATCCCGCAGTCGACCGGCGACTTCCAGGAACCCCACGAGTGTCAGGGCTGTGAGCGACAGGGCCCCTTCCGGGTCAACTTCGACCAGTCGGAGTTCGTCGACTCCCAGAAACTTCGCATTCAGGAGAGTCCGGAAGGGCTCCGCGGCGGGGAGACCCCGCAGGCAATCGACGTCAACATCGAGGACGACATCACGGGCGAAGTGACCCCCGGCGACCACGTTTCGGCCGTCGGTGTGCTCCGCCTCGAGCAACAGGGCAACCAGCAGGAGAAGTCCCCCATCTTCGACTTCTACATGGAGGGGATGTCCGTCGCGGTCGACGAAGAGCAGTTCGAGGACATGGACATCACCGACGAGGATAAAAAGCAGATCTACGAAATCTCCCGCCAGGAGGACGTCTACGAGCAGATGGTCGGTTCCATCGCGCCGGCCATCTACGGCTACGACGACGAGAAACTCGCGATGATGCTCCAGCTCTTTTCGGGCGTGACGAAACAGTTGCCCGATGGCTCGAGGATCCGTGGGGACTTACACATGCTGCTTATTGGTGATCCTGGTACGGGTAAGAGCCAGATGCTCAGTTATATCCAGAACATCGCCCCCCGATCTGTCTACACATCGGGGAAGGGTTCGTCCTCGGCCGGGCTTACCGCTGCAGCTGTGAGAGATGATTTCGGCGACGGCCAGCAGTGGACGCTCGAGGCCGGAGCACTCGTTTTGGCTGACCAGGGGATCGCGGCGATTGACGAGTTGGACAAGATGCGGTGTGTTACCGGTGACACGTTCGTTCACACTGGGAACGGGATCAAACAAATCCGTGAACTTGCACACGAGTCGGTAACTGAGGGCTCAATCGAAGAACTTCAGAACGGACGGACGATTCGCTATGTCGATACGGACGTCTGGACAATGACCGAGGACGGAAAACTCGTCAGACGCGACGTCCTTGCCATTCACGAATATGACGCACCAACTGAACTGTGTGAGGTCGAATTGGAGAGTGGAGAGAAGCTGACGACGACGGTTGACCATCCCTTCTTCGTTCTGGACGAAGGGTGCCGAACGGAGCGTCAAGCGCAGCATCTTTGCGAGAATGACTGGGTATACGTTCCGAGTACGATTCCAACAGAAATCACGGATGGCGGTGTCAGTGTGTTACCTGACCCCCATCCGGTGCCTGAGAAGAGCACCGTAACCGAGGCTCATGGTGCCGTTTTGGGTTATCTTGCAGGAGATGGAAATATCTTCTACAACCGACAGGCGGGGAGTTACGGCTTCCGCTTTACGAACAAAGAAGAGCAACTCTTGAGCGACTTCGAAGCAGCTTGTGAGGATGCGTTCGATACACAAGCTGTCCGGCATCCAAGCGAGCAGCGGAGTGACGGCGTCGAAACGGTTCATGTTCACGGCAAACAGTACGTTGACGAACTCTTCGAATCGGGTGCGAATCTCGAAATTTTCGATGGAAAACGACTTCCGAAGGGGGTCACTACTGCCTCTCGAGAGACCAAAGCTGCCTTCGTTCGTGCCCTCGCGGATTCGGAAGGGACAATCGGCGAACGGGCCGTCAAAATCTATTCATCCAGCTATGAGCTACTCCTCGGAACGAAGATGCTCCTCCTCGAGTTTGGGGTCGCGAGCCAAATACAGACACGAGAGCGTGAAGACAAAAGAGATGTCTTCGTTCTCGCGATCACGGCTCACCGGTCGCTTGCAGCCTTCAATCGACATATCGGGTTCACTCTCGACCGAAAACAGCGCGCGTTAGAGCGGGCATGTGAACGAACGACTGGGAATCGAACGATCATAGACGTTCTTCCCGAATGCGGTGACTTGTTTGAACAGGCCCGTGGAGCCCTTCGTTTGTTCCAATCTGAGTGCGGTCTCGAACATGATTCGACGTACTGTAACTTCGAAAACGGTGATGCCAACGCCTCACTGCGACTTGCGAAACAGATACTCGAGACGTTCGAGGAGCGAAAGGAAGCTGCAGGTGAGCACTACGATGAACTGGCCTCCCAAACTACGTGGAAACGACTCGACGAACTACGAGAACGATATCACGTCTCACAACGTGAATTGGTCGCAGAAATGTCTCTCTCCCAGCCGCACATATCCGCTTGTTGGGGACGTGATCCCGATCTCAGAGGACGAGTTCGTCACCGCCTGCGTGAGCTACTCGAAATCCCTGCGTCGGTCACTCTCGAGCCACTCCAGAACGTGATCGAGGCCGACGTGAAGTGGCGTCGAGTCGCGTCAGTTCGATCGGTTGACTCTGAAGCACATACAGACACGACGGTTCGGGTTCTCGAACATCGCCTCGCCGACGAACTTGGTATGAACAGTACGGAATCTGTTCGTGAGCAGGCACGTTCGTTGATCCAAAGCAATACATCGCCCGAAACGTGGGACGAACTCAGAGCGGAACTCGACGCGTATGGGATTTCATTCCAGCGCGTTGCAACGGAGATGGACGTGGCTGGGTCGACGGTATCCCGATGGTTCTCGGGTGCTGTCGATGTCAATAATTTCGCCACCGTTCAGTCTGTCTGTGACCAACTGATCGAGTCGAAGCGACAGCGTCTCACGGAGCTATGTGAATCGATCGATCGAAGAGACCGCCCGCGAGTGTACGACCTCACAGTCGACGGGACGCACAACTTCATCGCGAACGGAATGGTCGTCCACAACTCCGAAGACCGCAGTGCCATGCACGAGGCCCTCGAGCAACAGAAGATCTCGGTCTCGAAGGCGGGGATCAACGCCACGCTCAAGTCCCGCTGTTCGTTGCTCGGCGCAGCGAACCCCAAGTACGGCCGGTTCGACCAGTACGAACCCATCGGCGAGCAGATCGACCTCGAGCCGGCGCTCATCTCGCGGTTCGACCTGATCTTCACGGTCACCGACCAGCCCGACGAGGAGAAAGATCGCAACCTCGCCGAGCACATCCTGAAGACGAACTACGCGGGTGAGTTGACCACCCAGCAACAGCAGATGCCATCCCTCGACGTCTCGACCGAGGAGATCGAGTCGATGACGGAGAAGGTCGATCCGGTGATCGACGCCGACCTGTTGCGCAAGTACATCGCCTACTCGAAGCAGAACTGTCACCCGCGGATGACCGAGGAGGCCAGGGACGCGATCCGGGACTTCTACGTCGACTTGCGTTCGAAGGGAACCGACGAGGACGCGCCGGTGCCGGTCACGGCCCGGAAGCTCGAGGGCCTTGTCAGGCTGTCGGAAGCCAGCGCTCGGGTTCGCCTCTCGGACACGGTCGAACTCTCGGATGCGGAGCGGGTGATCGAAATCGTCCGGTCGTGTCTCCAGGACATCGGCGTCGATCCCGAAACGGGGGAGTTCGACGCCGACATCGTCGAGGCCGGGACGTCGAAGTCCCAGCGTGACCGGATCAAGAACATCAAACAGCTCATCAGCGACATCGAGGAGGAGTACGACGACGGCGCCCCGATAGACGTCGTGCTGGAGCGGGCTGGCGAGATCGGGATGGACGAGTCGAAGGCCGAACACGAAATCGAGAAGCTCAAACAGAAAGGCGAGGTGTACGAGCCGAGCACGAACAATTTGCGGACGACGTGAGCGGGTTCGGTGACGATCACTTGCCACCCCCTCGAGAACGCGTTCCGATGCGCCCCGCCGCGCTGAGGGTGACTACCTGTTCAACAGTTCGTGCACGAGTTCCGCCAGACCGAGGAGGATCACCACCGCTGCTCCATTGGTGACCAGAACCGAGGCTCCGAACGTGTAGATCGCGTACGAAGGAACGCCGACGAGCGAAAGTGCCGTTCCGACGACCCGGACGTTCGTCCAACGCGACCGCCCACTCCGTCCGTCCTCGGCTGAATCCGTCTCCGGGACGGTCACGCCCGCCCCGCGGAGCGCGTCGAACGTCGCCGGGAGCCGATCAGTCGGGACGAGAAACGGGTCTGACAGCAGGAACCGGGTGAAGAACGGCAGTGTGTGCCTCGATCCGGACGAGTGCCACCGTTCCAACCGTCCGTACCGACACGGACTCGACGCGCTCGAGATCCACCGTCCGTTCGTGTCCGTTCCCGTATTCCGCAGTCAGCGTCCGGGTGGTGCTATCGATCCGCAGACGTGTGTCGTCGTAGAGGTAGACGCCCGTCCACCACAGAATTAATGCGAGAAATCCACAGAGTCCGACGATCCCGTTCGAGAGTCGCGGGTCGATCCAGAGGCCCCCGAACAGGGCACCGACCGGGAGGGCCACGAAAATCGATAACCACCACAGCCGGCTCGTCGAACAGGTCGCGAGCACGAGTCGCGTGAGCGCTGGTGTCCCGTCGACTCGGTGTTCACCGTAGCCGATGATCCATCCGAAGGGCGCGAATGTGTGGACATACGCAGATTCAGTCCCCCTACCGAAGCACAACTTTTTTCATACCTATAGCGATCGGATTTTCCTCGTCCACGGATCGATTCGGATGACTCGGTCGGGTGCCGAGCCGGCTCGCGGAAACGGCGTGGGATATTAGACATCGACAGCGTCGACGAGATGAGGAGTCGAGATTCTTCGGGAATGGCGGGATTCGTACTCGGCGTCTACTCGAAGAATTGGTGTCGATCGGCCAGACTGTTGACCGCACCAGTCTCAGTGTCGGGATCCATTTGCGGCCATAAATCCCCACGTATTTGAGTAACTCGAGAGAACACACGGGCGTAATGTCCGATTACGACACCGCTCGACGGTCGTCGATCACTCGAGCGGGATCGATACGCCAACACGGGATCGAGGCACGCGTGAACGATGAAGGCAGCTCAACGGACGTGGTCGACGCGTGACGCTCGTCAGTTCGCTGGTCGCGTTCTTCGTCGCGTTGCTCGTCGGCGGCCTGGCGATCTACTTCGCCGCGGGTGTCGTCGTCGACGCGGACAGCTACTCCCACGCGGTCGTTACCGCTATCCTCGGCGCGTTCGGCTGGGCGCTGACGGCCTGGATTCCGCTGTTCGGCCCGCTGATCGCTCTCCTCGTCTGGATCGGGGTCATCAACTGGCGCTACCCCGGTGGCTGGGTAACGGCGGCGATGATCGGCGGCCTCGCCTGGCTGTCGGCGCTCGTCATCCTGTTCGTACTCGACGGCGTACTCGGCCTCGGCGTCGGTGCGTTCGGGGTACCGGGCACGTAGGTGTGTAGCGGCCGCTCGAGCGTGTTCGGTACAAAAACGTCGCTCCGGTCGCGTTACTCGATGTCGATCTGCCGCGAGTCGTCGGACTCCTCGAGTTTCGGCAACGTCACGGTCAGCACGCCGTTGTTGTAGGTTGCGGAGACGTTCTCCTCGTCGACCGGCTCCGGGAGGTGGAGCCGTCGAGTAACCGAGCGACGCGAGCGCTCACGCCGAAGGTACTGGTCGTGTTCCTCGCTGGTGTCGGTTTCGTGGTCGGCCTCGAGTCGGAGCGTCCCCTCCGAGAGCGTTAGTTCGATGTCGTTGGTCTCGAAGCCCGGGAGGTCGGCAGTCACGACGTATTCGTCGACGTTGTCGACCACGTCGACGGCGACCGAGCCGGGAACGGAGAGGTCGCCGCCGACGCCCGCTTCGATCTGTTTGCTGACACGGTCGAGCATCTCTTCGAGGTCGTCGAACGGATTTCGTCGCATGGGCGACGGTACACGCTCGACGGAGATAAAATCTGCCCCCTGCGTAACGACAGAACCGTTGATCGATCGAGGTCGTCGGTACCGACAGTACGCGTGACCGCTCGAGGTCGCCGGTACCGACGATACGTGCGCCCGCTCGAGCGCACGGAATTCGAGTTCGAGCGTGGCGCCACGACACCGAGTGTGACGCCGCGTCGACCGTCAGTCGACGACGTGCTCGAGGTCGTACGACCCGAGGCGGCGAACCCATCCCTTATCGGCGAGCGTTTCGAGTTCCTCGAGCGCCGCCTGCGTTCGATCCTCGTAGAGTCCGCCGGCGATGTCGATGTGGAAGACGTAATCGCCCAGGCGCTCGCCGCTGGGTCGAGATTCGACGCGGCTCAGGTTGATGTCACGCTCGGCGAAGGGCTTGAGCAACTCGAGCAACAGACCGGGGTAGTTCGCGTTCGGATAGACGACGAGTGAGGTCTTGCCCCCGGCAGTCGAACGATGGGCGACTGGCGCGACGGCGAAAAACCGCGTCGCATTCGAGGTCTGATCCTGGATGTCGGCGGCGAGCACCTCGAGGCCGTTGCCGGCGTTGTCGGGGTGGCCGATGCCGGCGACGGTGGGATCCTCGCGGGCGTACTCGACGCCCTGGGCGGTGCTGGCCACGGCCTCGAGGGTGGCGTCGGGATGCTCGCGCTCGAGGTAGGTGCGACACTGAGCCAGCGCCTGGGAGTGGCTGGCGATGGTCTCGAAGTCGCGATCCTGTGCGAGCAGGGCGTGGCGGATCGGCGTGACGATCTCGCGGACGACGGCGATGTCGTACTCGGCGACGGCGTCGAGGCTCTCGGTGACGCTCCCTTCGATGCTGTTCTCGATGGGGATGACGCCGCGCTCGAACTCGCCGCTGGCGACGGCGGCGACGATGTCGGTGACGGACTGGCGAAAGACGATGTCGTCGTCGATCGCTCGCGTGGCGCGATGGGAGTAGGTACCTTCGGGCCCAAGCGTGACGGCTGTCATAGGTGGTGCTACCGGGGGCAGGTCGGAAAAGCGTGCCGACAGTGGAGATATTGGACGTGTTAGGTGTTCGAGGTCGGGGTGGTGGTTCCGATCACCCTCGAGCGCCCTGACCTGCTAGGCACTCGAATTTCGTCGTGTTCCGCCCTGTTCCGCCCTGTTCTGCCCTGTTCCATCTTGTTCTGTCGTGTTCCGCCCTGTTTCGTTCTCCCGTCCCGCTCACAGGTCGTCGTAGTGTTCGTTAAATATCGAGAGGGTGGCGACGAGCGCACCGAGGAGGACGGGGCCGAAAAACAGCCCCATCAGGCCGAACGCGGTGACGCCGCCCAGGACGCCGACGATGATCACGGCCGGATTGAGGTCGGCGTACCGGTCGACGACGATCGGTCGCAGGTAGTCGTCGGCGACGCCAACGACGATGGCGCTGTAGACGGTGAGCGCGACCGCGAGCACGGGTTCACCGATCACAAGGAGGTAGATGGCTGCCGGCCCCCAGACCAGAAACGCGCCGACCAGCGGGATCAGCGAGAGGACGATCATCACCATCGTCCAGAACAGCGCGTTCGGAATGCCCGTCGCGAACAGGGCGATCCCCGCAATGGAGCCCTCGATGATCGCGATCAGGACGTGTCCCGCGAGCACCGCCCAGGTCACCTCCTCGAGTTCGTCGAACAGCTCCTGCTGGACGGGCTCCGGAATCGGCGTGACCTCTTTCAGCCACGCGAGGAGGTCGTCGCCGTCTTTCAGGAAGTAGTAGAGGAGAAAGAGCGCCAGTCCGATCCCGATCATGATATGGGTGACTCCGGTGACGACCTCGAGGCTGCGTTCGGCCGCCATCGCGCCGACGTCCCTAGCACTGTCGAATATCGCCGCCTCGAGGTCGATTCCGAACCGCTCGGCGAGGCTCTCGAGGGGTTCCGGTGGGAACGCGTCGGGGTCGGCCTCCTCGAACACCCGCAGTGCGTCCTGAGCGACGACCGCGATGACCACGAGCACGGGGAGGATGAATCCGAGCAACGCGAGGATCACGAGCGCAAATGCCGCGATCGTCGGGGAAACCCGCCCCTCGAGACGTCGCTGGAGCGGCGACAGGACGAACGCGAGCAAGACGGCTGCCAGCACGTACTGCAGGTACGGCAAAATGAGCTGTGCCGACAGCACGACCAGGATCGCGATGAAGACCAGCAGCGTCCCTCTCGAGCGGTTCACGACCCGCCGTCCCACGCCGCAGCCGATAAAGTGAGGGCTGGCAACGGACGATTGTGCCGTGAAACGGTAGCTCGTTTGCCTCGAGCGTCGTCTACGAGGGGTAGATGCTCGTCACATCCGGGCAGCTCCCCGTCACGGCCGATTTGATCACCACTGGCCGAAATACGACCGTAGAGGTGACAAACGTTAGCACTAACTGTGACGATTCACACACCGGTCGTGGGCTCGTTTTGTGATCGGATGTACAGCGACGGTCAGCGGCTCCTGTACTACTCTCGACCCCTCCTCAATCACTCCCAAACCGGCGCGTAACGTATTCTTCGTGGCGACTGTCGTCTCCGACGTAACACGGATTCAAGAGTCTGGTACGCCAAGTACGTCCTATGTCGACGCAGCTCGATCCGCTCTCGATATCGGGCGACCTCCTCTATACGGTGAAGACGGGCGGCGACCGCTCTGCACTTCGGGATCGGCTCGCGGCGTTCGACCGCTCCCAGCTCGAGCGAGCGTTGCGGGGTCGACCCCAGAAACTCGCGTTCTGGCTCAACTGTTACAACGCCTACGTCCAGATCCTGCTCGAGGACGACCCCTCGTTGCTCGACGGCTCCGCCCTCGACCGATGGCGTTTTTTCGCCCGCGACCGCATTCCGATCGCCGGCGTCTGGCTCAGCCTCGACGACATCGAACACGGTATGCTTCGGTCGTCGAAACACCCCTGGGGAATGGGGTATCTACCCCGGCTCTTTCCCTCGACGTTCGAACGTCGGTTCCGCCTCGAGTCGGTCGACCCACGGATTCACTTCGCGCTCAACTGCGGCACCGAAAGCTGCCCACCGGTTGCGGTCTACTCGCCGAGCGACGTCGAGTCCGAACTCGAGATCGCGACCGAGTGGTTCCTCGAGGAGAACGTGAGCTACGATTCGGACGAGGGTGTCGCTCGCGTCCCACGGGTGTTCCTCTGGTATCGCGGCGATTTCGGGGGCTCTGACGGAATTGGGTCGTTCCTCGAGCGGTACGACGTGATTTCGGGGGACGCAGATCCGGCGATCGAGTACGACGAACACGACTGGTCGATCGAGCTGGGCGATTATCGCCAGTGACGTCGTGGGTGTGGTGTCGGCGATCTCGTGGGGTCGTGACGCGACACGCTATCGCCCGAGTATCGTGAAAATGAGAAGCGGAAGGGGTGGGATTCGAACGCCACGAGGCCATACTGGCCGCCACGTGTCGAAGACGACGTGGTGCTCTGCCGCTGAGCGACCCTTCCGTATCCCACTCGAGGGGCCACCGCCTGATTGTAATCGAGCAGCTACCCCGGTGTATGTCGGAGATACTGGCTGTAAGCGTGGGCTACACGCGATGGAGGATGTCGTTCACTCGAGCGGTTATGTCTCCCTGCGAATCCACCTTCCGTGGCCGACGACCCGACAAGCCCTTGTGACATCCCGGACGCTGCACCGCGAGCGACACTCCGCAGCCTTTAGGACGACGCCCGCCGGTGACTCGAGTGGTGCATCCAGACCGGATCTTCGAGGCGTTCCCCGCGCCGAGTTACCGAGGGAACCAGGAACAGGCCCTTCGGGACATTCGCGACGCCTTCCAGGCAGGAAACGACGTCGTCTTGGTACGCGCGCCGACGGGTAGTGGCAAGTCCCTGCTGGCGCGCGCCGTCGCGGGCTGTGCCCGGACGGTCGACGAAGCCGAGCCGAGCGAGGCGACCGGTGCCTACTACACGACCCCGCAGGTCTCCCAGCTGGACGACGTGGCCGGCGACGACCTCCTCCAGGATCTCAACATCATTCGGGGCAAGTCGAACTACACCTGCATCCTCCCCGGCGAACTCGACACGCCGGTCAACCAGGCCCCCTGCGTTCGCGAGCGGGGCTACGACTGTTCGGTACAACACCGCTGTCCGTACTTCTCGGATCGAGCCATCGCCTCGAACCGCTCGATCGCGGCGATGACGCTCGCCTATTTCATGCAGACAGCTGGCAGCGAGGTGTTTCGCAAGCGCGACGTCGTCGTCATCGACGAAGCCCACGGCCTCTCCGAGTGGGCGGAGATGTACGCGACCATCCAGCTCGGCCCGCGAACGGTGCCGTTCTGGGACGACCTGCGCGTCCCCGAAGTCGATTCCGTCGAACGAGCCGCCCGCTACGCTGAAGCCCTGGCGCAGCGGTGTACCAGCCGTAAAGACGACCTCCTGGCGCAGGAGACGCTCACCCCTGGCGACGTCCGCGAGCGTGACCGCCTCCAGGAACTCATCGGCGAACTCGAGTTCTTCGTGAAGGACTACCGGGATCCGGAGAGTCCGACGACGTGGCTGGTCGATCAGGGCGACGCCGATGGGGGTGGCGGAGTGGGCTCGAGTGGGAGCAATAATTCGGACGACGGCGGGGACGGCGAACCGCAGGGCGGCCCGCTCACGATCAAACCGATGGATCCCGAGCGCTA of the Natronosalvus vescus genome contains:
- a CDS encoding DUF547 domain-containing protein; protein product: MSTQLDPLSISGDLLYTVKTGGDRSALRDRLAAFDRSQLERALRGRPQKLAFWLNCYNAYVQILLEDDPSLLDGSALDRWRFFARDRIPIAGVWLSLDDIEHGMLRSSKHPWGMGYLPRLFPSTFERRFRLESVDPRIHFALNCGTESCPPVAVYSPSDVESELEIATEWFLEENVSYDSDEGVARVPRVFLWYRGDFGGSDGIGSFLERYDVISGDADPAIEYDEHDWSIELGDYRQ
- the pheA gene encoding prephenate dehydratase, with protein sequence MTAVTLGPEGTYSHRATRAIDDDIVFRQSVTDIVAAVASGEFERGVIPIENSIEGSVTESLDAVAEYDIAVVREIVTPIRHALLAQDRDFETIASHSQALAQCRTYLEREHPDATLEAVASTAQGVEYAREDPTVAGIGHPDNAGNGLEVLAADIQDQTSNATRFFAVAPVAHRSTAGGKTSLVVYPNANYPGLLLELLKPFAERDINLSRVESRPSGERLGDYVFHIDIAGGLYEDRTQAALEELETLADKGWVRRLGSYDLEHVVD
- a CDS encoding AI-2E family transporter; amino-acid sequence: MNRSRGTLLVFIAILVVLSAQLILPYLQYVLAAVLLAFVLSPLQRRLEGRVSPTIAAFALVILALLGFILPVLVVIAVVAQDALRVFEEADPDAFPPEPLESLAERFGIDLEAAIFDSARDVGAMAAERSLEVVTGVTHIMIGIGLALFLLYYFLKDGDDLLAWLKEVTPIPEPVQQELFDELEEVTWAVLAGHVLIAIIEGSIAGIALFATGIPNALFWTMVMIVLSLIPLVGAFLVWGPAAIYLLVIGEPVLAVALTVYSAIVVGVADDYLRPIVVDRYADLNPAVIIVGVLGGVTAFGLMGLFFGPVLLGALVATLSIFNEHYDDL
- a CDS encoding LAGLIDADG family homing endonuclease, whose amino-acid sequence is MAQAGNSELVDAFEQFFRNYYDNEIKQLAQRYPNEQRSLYIDWQDLYRFDPNLADDFINQPEQLQRYAEEALRLYDLPIDVSLGQAHVRIRGLPDTESPEIRDIRARYMNKLVQVRGIIRKATDVRPKIEEAAFECQLCGTLNRIPQSTGDFQEPHECQGCERQGPFRVNFDQSEFVDSQKLRIQESPEGLRGGETPQAIDVNIEDDITGEVTPGDHVSAVGVLRLEQQGNQQEKSPIFDFYMEGMSVAVDEEQFEDMDITDEDKKQIYEISRQEDVYEQMVGSIAPAIYGYDDEKLAMMLQLFSGVTKQLPDGSRIRGDLHMLLIGDPGTGKSQMLSYIQNIAPRSVYTSGKGSSSAGLTAAAVRDDFGDGQQWTLEAGALVLADQGIAAIDELDKMRCVTGDTFVHTGNGIKQIRELAHESVTEGSIEELQNGRTIRYVDTDVWTMTEDGKLVRRDVLAIHEYDAPTELCEVELESGEKLTTTVDHPFFVLDEGCRTERQAQHLCENDWVYVPSTIPTEITDGGVSVLPDPHPVPEKSTVTEAHGAVLGYLAGDGNIFYNRQAGSYGFRFTNKEEQLLSDFEAACEDAFDTQAVRHPSEQRSDGVETVHVHGKQYVDELFESGANLEIFDGKRLPKGVTTASRETKAAFVRALADSEGTIGERAVKIYSSSYELLLGTKMLLLEFGVASQIQTREREDKRDVFVLAITAHRSLAAFNRHIGFTLDRKQRALERACERTTGNRTIIDVLPECGDLFEQARGALRLFQSECGLEHDSTYCNFENGDANASLRLAKQILETFEERKEAAGEHYDELASQTTWKRLDELRERYHVSQRELVAEMSLSQPHISACWGRDPDLRGRVRHRLRELLEIPASVTLEPLQNVIEADVKWRRVASVRSVDSEAHTDTTVRVLEHRLADELGMNSTESVREQARSLIQSNTSPETWDELRAELDAYGISFQRVATEMDVAGSTVSRWFSGAVDVNNFATVQSVCDQLIESKRQRLTELCESIDRRDRPRVYDLTVDGTHNFIANGMVVHNSEDRSAMHEALEQQKISVSKAGINATLKSRCSLLGAANPKYGRFDQYEPIGEQIDLEPALISRFDLIFTVTDQPDEEKDRNLAEHILKTNYAGELTTQQQQMPSLDVSTEEIESMTEKVDPVIDADLLRKYIAYSKQNCHPRMTEEARDAIRDFYVDLRSKGTDEDAPVPVTARKLEGLVRLSEASARVRLSDTVELSDAERVIEIVRSCLQDIGVDPETGEFDADIVEAGTSKSQRDRIKNIKQLISDIEEEYDDGAPIDVVLERAGEIGMDESKAEHEIEKLKQKGEVYEPSTNNLRTT
- a CDS encoding DUF7504 family protein, whose protein sequence is MEPSLPESVDAPSNVLLVHRTHRAAPACQELCTSCVDAAELRVTFADTEPTRGPIASDGPAKLGIVSVGDVLRATETAAGPDYTAPFVVDAIDDPTDLSTLGVKISEFCEHWGDDYQITVCFHSLDMLLRHATPKTVFQFVYVLTNRLSSVGALAHFHLDPTAHDDRIVSTFGSIFDDVVVDESVQVDLPEATDEEVASLLEEWDDSDDDAWDTTAAQVSQEATDDDIARLLGN
- a CDS encoding Hsp20/alpha crystallin family protein, with the translated sequence MRRNPFDDLEEMLDRVSKQIEAGVGGDLSVPGSVAVDVVDNVDEYVVTADLPGFETNDIELTLSEGTLRLEADHETDTSEEHDQYLRRERSRRSVTRRLHLPEPVDEENVSATYNNGVLTVTLPKLEESDDSRQIDIE